The Aphis gossypii isolate Hap1 chromosome 3, ASM2018417v2, whole genome shotgun sequence genome includes a region encoding these proteins:
- the LOC114128878 gene encoding uncharacterized protein LOC114128878 isoform X3 encodes MGTLSIAVFCFLATASIFDTTCATFGGKEHVHIRVHVPTIVKEVYVKKPVHHYEHHDDHYSGHSDHGSSSGGYGGSSSSYGSGGDDSYSGHGSSGIYDSGSSGHGGSSYDDGSSDEYISSDHGSGGYSGSSGGYGGSSGGYGGSSGGHGGSSGGYSGSSGGFGGSSGGYSGSSSGHGGSSGGFGISSGGYGGSSGGYGGSSGGHGGSSGGYSGSLGSYGSSSGGYGGSSSGILFSGYSASNHKGSSGGHGGSSSGGYGGSSSGGYGGSSSGGYGGSSFGGHGGSSSGGYGGSSSGGYGGSSFGGHGGSSSGGYGGSSSGGYGGSSLGGYGGSSSGGYGGSSFGGHGGSSSGGYGGSSFGGLGGSSSGGYGGSSFGGFGGSSSGGYGGSSFGGHGGSSGGYGGSSGGFGGYSGSDHGSSSGGHGGDTYSAPGQDSYGPPGESFPYTKK; translated from the exons aTGGGCACTTTATCAATCGCA GTCTTTTGTTTCCTTGCAACCGCCAGCATATTCGACACCACATGTGCAACATTTGGCGGCAAAGAACa TGTACATATTCGTGTGCATGTGCCAACCATCGTGAAAGaagtttatgtaaaaaaaccaGTTCACCATTACGAACACCACGATGACCATTATTCTGGCCACAGTGATCATGGTAGTTCATCTGGTGGTTATGGAGGATCTTCTAGTAGTTATGGTAGTGGCGGAGATGACTCGTATAGTG gTCATGGATCTTCTGGTATTTATGATTCTGGATCAAGTGGACATGGTGGTAGTAGCTATGACGATGGTTCGTCCGATGAATATATTTCCAGCGATCATGGATCAGGAGGATATAGCGGATCTTCTGGTGGTTATGGTGGTTCATCGGGAGGATATGGTGGATCTTCTGGTGGTCATGGAGGTTCATCAGGAGGCTACAGTGGATCTTCCGGTGGATTTGGTGGTTCATCGGGAGGATACAGTGGATCTTCAAGCGGTCATGGTGGCTCATCAGGAGGATTCGGTATATCTTCTGGTGGATATGGTGGTTCATCAGGAGGATATGGTGGATCTTCCGGTGGTCATGGAGGTTCGTCAGGAGGCTACAGTGGTTCCCTAGGAAGCTATGGAAGTTCATCTGGAGGTTATGGCGGTTCTTCAAGTGGAATTTTATTCAGTGGCTATTCTGCTAGCAATCACAAAGGATCATCTGGTGGACACGGAGGAAGTTCATCCGGTGGATACGGAGGTAGTTCATCCGGTGGATACGGAGGTAGTTCATCTGGTGGATACGGAGGTAGTTCATTCGGTGGACACGGAGGAAGTTCATCCGGTGGATACGGAGGTAGTTCATCCGGTGGATACGGAGGTAGTTCATTCGGTGGACACGGAGGAAGTTCATCCGGTGGATACGGAGGTAGTTCATCTGGTGGATACGGAG GTAGTTCATTAGGTGGATACGGTGGAAGTTCATCCGGTGGATACGGAGGTAGTTCATTTGGAGGTCATGGAGGAAGTTCATCTGGAGGATATGGTGGAAGTTCATTCGGAGGACTTGGAGGAAGTTCATCTGGAGGATATGGTGGAAGTTCATTCGGAGGATTCGGAGGAAGTTCATCAGGAGGATATGGTGGTAGTTCATTTGGAGGACACGGAGGAAGTTCTGGAGGATATGGAGGAAGTTCGGGAGGTTTTGGAGGCTACTCGGGTAGTGACCATGGTTCCAGCTCTGGAGGCCATGGTGGAGACACCTACTCAGCCCCAGGACAGGATAGCTATGGACCACCAGGGGAAAGTTTTccttatactaaaaaataa
- the LOC114128878 gene encoding loricrin-like isoform X33 produces MGTLSIAVFCFLATASIFDTTCATFGGKEHVHIRVHVPTIVKEVYVKKPVHHYEHHDDHYSGHSDHGSSSGGYGGSSSSYGSGGDDSYSGHGSSGIYDSGSSGHGGSSYDDGSSDEYISSDHGSGGYSGSSGGYGGSSGGYGGSSGGHGGSSGGYSGSSGGFGGSSGGYSGSSSGHGGSSGGFGISSGGYGGSSGGYGGSSGGHGGSSGGYSGSLGSYGSSSGGYGGSSSGILFSGYSASNHKGSSGGHGGSSSGGYGGSSSGGYGGSSSGGYGGSSSGGYGGSSSGGYGGSSLGGYGGSSSGGYGGSSFGGHGGSSSGGYGGSSFGGLGGSSSGGYGGSSFGGFGGSSSGGYGGSSFGGHGGSSGGYGGSSGGFGGYSGSDHGSSSGGHGGDTYSAPGQDSYGPPGESFPYTKK; encoded by the exons aTGGGCACTTTATCAATCGCA GTCTTTTGTTTCCTTGCAACCGCCAGCATATTCGACACCACATGTGCAACATTTGGCGGCAAAGAACa TGTACATATTCGTGTGCATGTGCCAACCATCGTGAAAGaagtttatgtaaaaaaaccaGTTCACCATTACGAACACCACGATGACCATTATTCTGGCCACAGTGATCATGGTAGTTCATCTGGTGGTTATGGAGGATCTTCTAGTAGTTATGGTAGTGGCGGAGATGACTCGTATAGTG gTCATGGATCTTCTGGTATTTATGATTCTGGATCAAGTGGACATGGTGGTAGTAGCTATGACGATGGTTCGTCCGATGAATATATTTCCAGCGATCATGGATCAGGAGGATATAGCGGATCTTCTGGTGGTTATGGTGGTTCATCGGGAGGATATGGTGGATCTTCTGGTGGTCATGGAGGTTCATCAGGAGGCTACAGTGGATCTTCCGGTGGATTTGGTGGTTCATCGGGAGGATACAGTGGATCTTCAAGCGGTCATGGTGGCTCATCAGGAGGATTCGGTATATCTTCTGGTGGATATGGTGGTTCATCAGGAGGATATGGTGGATCTTCCGGTGGTCATGGAGGTTCGTCAGGAGGCTACAGTGGTTCCCTAGGAAGCTATGGAAGTTCATCTGGAGGTTATGGCGGTTCTTCAAGTGGAATTTTATTCAGTGGCTATTCTGCTAGCAATCACAAAGGATCATCTGGTGGACACGGAGGAAGTTCATCCGGTGGATACGGAGGTAGTTCATCCGGTGGATACGGAG GAAGTTCATCCGGTGGATACGGAGGTAGTTCATCCGGTGGATACGGAG GTAGTTCATCTGGTGGATACGGAG GTAGTTCATTAGGTGGATACGGTGGAAGTTCATCCGGTGGATACGGAGGTAGTTCATTTGGAGGTCATGGAGGAAGTTCATCTGGAGGATATGGTGGAAGTTCATTCGGAGGACTTGGAGGAAGTTCATCTGGAGGATATGGTGGAAGTTCATTCGGAGGATTCGGAGGAAGTTCATCAGGAGGATATGGTGGTAGTTCATTTGGAGGACACGGAGGAAGTTCTGGAGGATATGGAGGAAGTTCGGGAGGTTTTGGAGGCTACTCGGGTAGTGACCATGGTTCCAGCTCTGGAGGCCATGGTGGAGACACCTACTCAGCCCCAGGACAGGATAGCTATGGACCACCAGGGGAAAGTTTTccttatactaaaaaataa
- the LOC114128878 gene encoding uncharacterized protein LOC114128878 isoform X26, translated as MGTLSIAVFCFLATASIFDTTCATFGGKEHVHIRVHVPTIVKEVYVKKPVHHYEHHDDHYSGHSDHGSSSGGYGGSSSSYGSGGDDSYSGHGSSGIYDSGSSGHGGSSYDDGSSDEYISSDHGSGGYSGSSGGYGGSSGGYGGSSGGHGGSSGGYSGSSGGFGGSSGGYSGSSSGHGGSSGGFGISSGGYGGSSGGYGGSSGGHGGSSGGYSGSLGSYGSSSGGYGGSSSGILFSGYSASNHKGSSGGHGGSSSGGYGGSSSGGYGGSSSGGYGGSSSGGYGGSSFGGHGGSSSGGYGGSSLGGYGGSSSGGYGGSSFGGHGGSSSGGYGGSSFGGLGGSSSGGYGGSSFGGFGGSSSGGYGGSSFGGHGGSSGGYGGSSGGFGGYSGSDHGSSSGGHGGDTYSAPGQDSYGPPGESFPYTKK; from the exons aTGGGCACTTTATCAATCGCA GTCTTTTGTTTCCTTGCAACCGCCAGCATATTCGACACCACATGTGCAACATTTGGCGGCAAAGAACa TGTACATATTCGTGTGCATGTGCCAACCATCGTGAAAGaagtttatgtaaaaaaaccaGTTCACCATTACGAACACCACGATGACCATTATTCTGGCCACAGTGATCATGGTAGTTCATCTGGTGGTTATGGAGGATCTTCTAGTAGTTATGGTAGTGGCGGAGATGACTCGTATAGTG gTCATGGATCTTCTGGTATTTATGATTCTGGATCAAGTGGACATGGTGGTAGTAGCTATGACGATGGTTCGTCCGATGAATATATTTCCAGCGATCATGGATCAGGAGGATATAGCGGATCTTCTGGTGGTTATGGTGGTTCATCGGGAGGATATGGTGGATCTTCTGGTGGTCATGGAGGTTCATCAGGAGGCTACAGTGGATCTTCCGGTGGATTTGGTGGTTCATCGGGAGGATACAGTGGATCTTCAAGCGGTCATGGTGGCTCATCAGGAGGATTCGGTATATCTTCTGGTGGATATGGTGGTTCATCAGGAGGATATGGTGGATCTTCCGGTGGTCATGGAGGTTCGTCAGGAGGCTACAGTGGTTCCCTAGGAAGCTATGGAAGTTCATCTGGAGGTTATGGCGGTTCTTCAAGTGGAATTTTATTCAGTGGCTATTCTGCTAGCAATCACAAAGGATCATCTGGTGGACACGGAGGAAGTTCATCCGGTGGATACGGAGGTAGTTCATCCGGTGGATACGGAGGTAGTTCATCTGGTGGATACGGAG GTAGTTCATCCGGTGGATACGGAGGTAGTTCATTCGGTGGACACGGAGGAAGTTCATCCGGTGGATACGGAG GTAGTTCATTAGGTGGATACGGTGGAAGTTCATCCGGTGGATACGGAGGTAGTTCATTTGGAGGTCATGGAGGAAGTTCATCTGGAGGATATGGTGGAAGTTCATTCGGAGGACTTGGAGGAAGTTCATCTGGAGGATATGGTGGAAGTTCATTCGGAGGATTCGGAGGAAGTTCATCAGGAGGATATGGTGGTAGTTCATTTGGAGGACACGGAGGAAGTTCTGGAGGATATGGAGGAAGTTCGGGAGGTTTTGGAGGCTACTCGGGTAGTGACCATGGTTCCAGCTCTGGAGGCCATGGTGGAGACACCTACTCAGCCCCAGGACAGGATAGCTATGGACCACCAGGGGAAAGTTTTccttatactaaaaaataa
- the LOC114128878 gene encoding uncharacterized protein LOC114128878 isoform X2 produces the protein MGTLSIAVFCFLATASIFDTTCATFGGKEHVHIRVHVPTIVKEVYVKKPVHHYEHHDDHYSGHSDHGSSSGGYGGSSSSYGSGGDDSYSGHGSSGIYDSGSSGHGGSSYDDGSSDEYISSDHGSGGYSGSSGGYGGSSGGYGGSSGGHGGSSGGYSGSSGGFGGSSGGYSGSSSGHGGSSGGFGISSGGYGGSSGGYGGSSGGHGGSSGGYSGSLGSYGSSSGGYGGSSSGILFSGYSASNHKGSSGGHGGSSSGGYGGSSFGGHGGSSSGGYGGSSSGGYGGSSFGGHGGSSSGGYGGSSSGGYGGSSFGGHGGSSSGGYGGSSLGGYGGSSSGGYGGSSFGGHGGSSSGGYGGSSFGGLGGSSSGGYGGSSFGGFGGSSSGGYGGSSFGGHGGSSGGYGGSSGGFGGYSGSDHGSSSGGHGGDTYSAPGQDSYGPPGESFPYTKK, from the exons aTGGGCACTTTATCAATCGCA GTCTTTTGTTTCCTTGCAACCGCCAGCATATTCGACACCACATGTGCAACATTTGGCGGCAAAGAACa TGTACATATTCGTGTGCATGTGCCAACCATCGTGAAAGaagtttatgtaaaaaaaccaGTTCACCATTACGAACACCACGATGACCATTATTCTGGCCACAGTGATCATGGTAGTTCATCTGGTGGTTATGGAGGATCTTCTAGTAGTTATGGTAGTGGCGGAGATGACTCGTATAGTG gTCATGGATCTTCTGGTATTTATGATTCTGGATCAAGTGGACATGGTGGTAGTAGCTATGACGATGGTTCGTCCGATGAATATATTTCCAGCGATCATGGATCAGGAGGATATAGCGGATCTTCTGGTGGTTATGGTGGTTCATCGGGAGGATATGGTGGATCTTCTGGTGGTCATGGAGGTTCATCAGGAGGCTACAGTGGATCTTCCGGTGGATTTGGTGGTTCATCGGGAGGATACAGTGGATCTTCAAGCGGTCATGGTGGCTCATCAGGAGGATTCGGTATATCTTCTGGTGGATATGGTGGTTCATCAGGAGGATATGGTGGATCTTCCGGTGGTCATGGAGGTTCGTCAGGAGGCTACAGTGGTTCCCTAGGAAGCTATGGAAGTTCATCTGGAGGTTATGGCGGTTCTTCAAGTGGAATTTTATTCAGTGGCTATTCTGCTAGCAATCACAAAGGATCATCTGGTGGACACGGAGGAAGTTCATCCGGTGGATACGGAG GTAGTTCATTCGGTGGACACGGAGGAAGTTCATCCGGTGGATACGGAGGTAGTTCATCCGGTGGATACGGAGGTAGTTCATTCGGTGGACACGGAGGAAGTTCATCCGGTGGATACGGAGGTAGTTCATCTGGTGGATACGGAGGTAGTTCATTCGGTGGACACGGAGGTAGTTCATCTGGTGGATATGGAGGTAGTTCATTAGGTGGATACGGTGGAAGTTCATCCGGTGGATACGGAGGTAGTTCATTTGGAGGTCATGGAGGAAGTTCATCTGGAGGATATGGTGGAAGTTCATTCGGAGGACTTGGAGGAAGTTCATCTGGAGGATATGGTGGAAGTTCATTCGGAGGATTCGGAGGAAGTTCATCAGGAGGATATGGTGGTAGTTCATTTGGAGGACACGGAGGAAGTTCTGGAGGATATGGAGGAAGTTCGGGAGGTTTTGGAGGCTACTCGGGTAGTGACCATGGTTCCAGCTCTGGAGGCCATGGTGGAGACACCTACTCAGCCCCAGGACAGGATAGCTATGGACCACCAGGGGAAAGTTTTccttatactaaaaaataa
- the LOC114128878 gene encoding loricrin-like isoform X41: MGTLSIAVFCFLATASIFDTTCATFGGKEHVHIRVHVPTIVKEVYVKKPVHHYEHHDDHYSGHSDHGSSSGGYGGSSSSYGSGGDDSYSGHGSSGIYDSGSSGHGGSSYDDGSSDEYISSDHGSGGYSGSSGGYGGSSGGYGGSSGGHGGSSGGYSGSSGGFGGSSGGYSGSSSGHGGSSGGFGISSGGYGGSSGGYGGSSGGHGGSSGGYSGSLGSYGSSSGGYGGSSSGILFSGYSASNHKGSSGGHGGSSSGGYGGSSSGGYGGSSFGGHGGSSSGGYGGSSLGGYGGSSSGGYGGSSFGGHGGSSSGGYGGSSFGGLGGSSSGGYGGSSFGGFGGSSSGGYGGSSFGGHGGSSGGYGGSSGGFGGYSGSDHGSSSGGHGGDTYSAPGQDSYGPPGESFPYTKK, encoded by the exons aTGGGCACTTTATCAATCGCA GTCTTTTGTTTCCTTGCAACCGCCAGCATATTCGACACCACATGTGCAACATTTGGCGGCAAAGAACa TGTACATATTCGTGTGCATGTGCCAACCATCGTGAAAGaagtttatgtaaaaaaaccaGTTCACCATTACGAACACCACGATGACCATTATTCTGGCCACAGTGATCATGGTAGTTCATCTGGTGGTTATGGAGGATCTTCTAGTAGTTATGGTAGTGGCGGAGATGACTCGTATAGTG gTCATGGATCTTCTGGTATTTATGATTCTGGATCAAGTGGACATGGTGGTAGTAGCTATGACGATGGTTCGTCCGATGAATATATTTCCAGCGATCATGGATCAGGAGGATATAGCGGATCTTCTGGTGGTTATGGTGGTTCATCGGGAGGATATGGTGGATCTTCTGGTGGTCATGGAGGTTCATCAGGAGGCTACAGTGGATCTTCCGGTGGATTTGGTGGTTCATCGGGAGGATACAGTGGATCTTCAAGCGGTCATGGTGGCTCATCAGGAGGATTCGGTATATCTTCTGGTGGATATGGTGGTTCATCAGGAGGATATGGTGGATCTTCCGGTGGTCATGGAGGTTCGTCAGGAGGCTACAGTGGTTCCCTAGGAAGCTATGGAAGTTCATCTGGAGGTTATGGCGGTTCTTCAAGTGGAATTTTATTCAGTGGCTATTCTGCTAGCAATCACAAAGGATCATCTGGTGGACACGGAGGAAGTTCATCCGGTGGATACGGAG GTAGTTCATCCGGTGGATACGGAGGTAGTTCATTCGGTGGACACGGAGGAAGTTCATCCGGTGGATACGGAG GTAGTTCATTAGGTGGATACGGTGGAAGTTCATCCGGTGGATACGGAGGTAGTTCATTTGGAGGTCATGGAGGAAGTTCATCTGGAGGATATGGTGGAAGTTCATTCGGAGGACTTGGAGGAAGTTCATCTGGAGGATATGGTGGAAGTTCATTCGGAGGATTCGGAGGAAGTTCATCAGGAGGATATGGTGGTAGTTCATTTGGAGGACACGGAGGAAGTTCTGGAGGATATGGAGGAAGTTCGGGAGGTTTTGGAGGCTACTCGGGTAGTGACCATGGTTCCAGCTCTGGAGGCCATGGTGGAGACACCTACTCAGCCCCAGGACAGGATAGCTATGGACCACCAGGGGAAAGTTTTccttatactaaaaaataa
- the LOC114128878 gene encoding uncharacterized protein LOC114128878 isoform X24, whose amino-acid sequence MGTLSIAVFCFLATASIFDTTCATFGGKEHVHIRVHVPTIVKEVYVKKPVHHYEHHDDHYSGHSDHGSSSGGYGGSSSSYGSGGDDSYSGHGSSGIYDSGSSGHGGSSYDDGSSDEYISSDHGSGGYSGSSGGYGGSSGGYGGSSGGHGGSSGGYSGSSGGFGGSSGGYSGSSSGHGGSSGGFGISSGGYGGSSGGYGGSSGGHGGSSGGYSGSLGSYGSSSGGYGGSSSGILFSGYSASNHKGSSGGHGGSSSGGYGGSSSGGYGGSSSGGYGGSSSGGYGGSSFGGHGGSSSGGYGGSSLGGYGGSSSGGYGGSSFGGHGGSSSGGYGGSSFGGLGGSSSGGYGGSSFGGFGGSSSGGYGGSSFGGHGGSSGGYGGSSGGFGGYSGSDHGSSSGGHGGDTYSAPGQDSYGPPGESFPYTKK is encoded by the exons aTGGGCACTTTATCAATCGCA GTCTTTTGTTTCCTTGCAACCGCCAGCATATTCGACACCACATGTGCAACATTTGGCGGCAAAGAACa TGTACATATTCGTGTGCATGTGCCAACCATCGTGAAAGaagtttatgtaaaaaaaccaGTTCACCATTACGAACACCACGATGACCATTATTCTGGCCACAGTGATCATGGTAGTTCATCTGGTGGTTATGGAGGATCTTCTAGTAGTTATGGTAGTGGCGGAGATGACTCGTATAGTG gTCATGGATCTTCTGGTATTTATGATTCTGGATCAAGTGGACATGGTGGTAGTAGCTATGACGATGGTTCGTCCGATGAATATATTTCCAGCGATCATGGATCAGGAGGATATAGCGGATCTTCTGGTGGTTATGGTGGTTCATCGGGAGGATATGGTGGATCTTCTGGTGGTCATGGAGGTTCATCAGGAGGCTACAGTGGATCTTCCGGTGGATTTGGTGGTTCATCGGGAGGATACAGTGGATCTTCAAGCGGTCATGGTGGCTCATCAGGAGGATTCGGTATATCTTCTGGTGGATATGGTGGTTCATCAGGAGGATATGGTGGATCTTCCGGTGGTCATGGAGGTTCGTCAGGAGGCTACAGTGGTTCCCTAGGAAGCTATGGAAGTTCATCTGGAGGTTATGGCGGTTCTTCAAGTGGAATTTTATTCAGTGGCTATTCTGCTAGCAATCACAAAGGATCATCTGGTGGACACGGAGGAAGTTCATCCGGTGGATACGGAGGTAGTTCATCCGGTGGATACGGAGGTAGTTCATCTGGTGGATACGGAG GTAGTTCATCCGGTGGATACGGAG GTAGTTCATTCGGTGGACACGGAGGTAGTTCATCTGGTGGATATGGAGGTAGTTCATTAGGTGGATACGGTGGAAGTTCATCCGGTGGATACGGAGGTAGTTCATTTGGAGGTCATGGAGGAAGTTCATCTGGAGGATATGGTGGAAGTTCATTCGGAGGACTTGGAGGAAGTTCATCTGGAGGATATGGTGGAAGTTCATTCGGAGGATTCGGAGGAAGTTCATCAGGAGGATATGGTGGTAGTTCATTTGGAGGACACGGAGGAAGTTCTGGAGGATATGGAGGAAGTTCGGGAGGTTTTGGAGGCTACTCGGGTAGTGACCATGGTTCCAGCTCTGGAGGCCATGGTGGAGACACCTACTCAGCCCCAGGACAGGATAGCTATGGACCACCAGGGGAAAGTTTTccttatactaaaaaataa
- the LOC114128878 gene encoding uncharacterized protein LOC114128878 isoform X7: protein MGTLSIAVFCFLATASIFDTTCATFGGKEHVHIRVHVPTIVKEVYVKKPVHHYEHHDDHYSGHSDHGSSSGGYGGSSSSYGSGGDDSYSGHGSSGIYDSGSSGHGGSSYDDGSSDEYISSDHGSGGYSGSSGGYGGSSGGYGGSSGGHGGSSGGYSGSSGGFGGSSGGYSGSSSGHGGSSGGFGISSGGYGGSSGGYGGSSGGHGGSSGGYSGSLGSYGSSSGGYGGSSSGILFSGYSASNHKGSSGGHGGSSSGGYGGSSSGGYGGSSSGGYGGSSFGGHGGSSSGGYGGSSSGGYGGSSFGGHGGSSSGGYGGSSLGGYGGSSSGGYGGSSFGGHGGSSSGGYGGSSFGGLGGSSSGGYGGSSFGGFGGSSSGGYGGSSFGGHGGSSGGYGGSSGGFGGYSGSDHGSSSGGHGGDTYSAPGQDSYGPPGESFPYTKK from the exons aTGGGCACTTTATCAATCGCA GTCTTTTGTTTCCTTGCAACCGCCAGCATATTCGACACCACATGTGCAACATTTGGCGGCAAAGAACa TGTACATATTCGTGTGCATGTGCCAACCATCGTGAAAGaagtttatgtaaaaaaaccaGTTCACCATTACGAACACCACGATGACCATTATTCTGGCCACAGTGATCATGGTAGTTCATCTGGTGGTTATGGAGGATCTTCTAGTAGTTATGGTAGTGGCGGAGATGACTCGTATAGTG gTCATGGATCTTCTGGTATTTATGATTCTGGATCAAGTGGACATGGTGGTAGTAGCTATGACGATGGTTCGTCCGATGAATATATTTCCAGCGATCATGGATCAGGAGGATATAGCGGATCTTCTGGTGGTTATGGTGGTTCATCGGGAGGATATGGTGGATCTTCTGGTGGTCATGGAGGTTCATCAGGAGGCTACAGTGGATCTTCCGGTGGATTTGGTGGTTCATCGGGAGGATACAGTGGATCTTCAAGCGGTCATGGTGGCTCATCAGGAGGATTCGGTATATCTTCTGGTGGATATGGTGGTTCATCAGGAGGATATGGTGGATCTTCCGGTGGTCATGGAGGTTCGTCAGGAGGCTACAGTGGTTCCCTAGGAAGCTATGGAAGTTCATCTGGAGGTTATGGCGGTTCTTCAAGTGGAATTTTATTCAGTGGCTATTCTGCTAGCAATCACAAAGGATCATCTGGTGGACACGGAGGAAGTTCATCCGGTGGATACGGAG GAAGTTCATCCGGTGGATACGGAGGTAGTTCATCCGGTGGATACGGAGGTAGTTCATTCGGTGGACACGGAGGAAGTTCATCCGGTGGATACGGAGGTAGTTCATCTGGTGGATACGGAGGTAGTTCATTCGGTGGACACGGAGGTAGTTCATCTGGTGGATATGGAGGTAGTTCATTAGGTGGATACGGTGGAAGTTCATCCGGTGGATACGGAGGTAGTTCATTTGGAGGTCATGGAGGAAGTTCATCTGGAGGATATGGTGGAAGTTCATTCGGAGGACTTGGAGGAAGTTCATCTGGAGGATATGGTGGAAGTTCATTCGGAGGATTCGGAGGAAGTTCATCAGGAGGATATGGTGGTAGTTCATTTGGAGGACACGGAGGAAGTTCTGGAGGATATGGAGGAAGTTCGGGAGGTTTTGGAGGCTACTCGGGTAGTGACCATGGTTCCAGCTCTGGAGGCCATGGTGGAGACACCTACTCAGCCCCAGGACAGGATAGCTATGGACCACCAGGGGAAAGTTTTccttatactaaaaaataa
- the LOC114128878 gene encoding uncharacterized protein LOC114128878 isoform X8 — protein sequence MGTLSIAVFCFLATASIFDTTCATFGGKEHVHIRVHVPTIVKEVYVKKPVHHYEHHDDHYSGHSDHGSSSGGYGGSSSSYGSGGDDSYSGHGSSGIYDSGSSGHGGSSYDDGSSDEYISSDHGSGGYSGSSGGYGGSSGGYGGSSGGHGGSSGGYSGSSGGFGGSSGGYSGSSSGHGGSSGGFGISSGGYGGSSGGYGGSSGGHGGSSGGYSGSLGSYGSSSGGYGGSSSGILFSGYSASNHKGSSGGHGGSSSGGYGGSSSGGYGGSSSGGYGGSSFGGHGGSSSGGYGGSSSGGYGGSSFGGHGGSSSGGYGGSSLGGYGGSSSGGYGGSSFGGHGGSSSGGYGGSSFGGLGGSSSGGYGGSSFGGFGGSSSGGYGGSSFGGHGGSSGGYGGSSGGFGGYSGSDHGSSSGGHGGDTYSAPGQDSYGPPGESFPYTKK from the exons aTGGGCACTTTATCAATCGCA GTCTTTTGTTTCCTTGCAACCGCCAGCATATTCGACACCACATGTGCAACATTTGGCGGCAAAGAACa TGTACATATTCGTGTGCATGTGCCAACCATCGTGAAAGaagtttatgtaaaaaaaccaGTTCACCATTACGAACACCACGATGACCATTATTCTGGCCACAGTGATCATGGTAGTTCATCTGGTGGTTATGGAGGATCTTCTAGTAGTTATGGTAGTGGCGGAGATGACTCGTATAGTG gTCATGGATCTTCTGGTATTTATGATTCTGGATCAAGTGGACATGGTGGTAGTAGCTATGACGATGGTTCGTCCGATGAATATATTTCCAGCGATCATGGATCAGGAGGATATAGCGGATCTTCTGGTGGTTATGGTGGTTCATCGGGAGGATATGGTGGATCTTCTGGTGGTCATGGAGGTTCATCAGGAGGCTACAGTGGATCTTCCGGTGGATTTGGTGGTTCATCGGGAGGATACAGTGGATCTTCAAGCGGTCATGGTGGCTCATCAGGAGGATTCGGTATATCTTCTGGTGGATATGGTGGTTCATCAGGAGGATATGGTGGATCTTCCGGTGGTCATGGAGGTTCGTCAGGAGGCTACAGTGGTTCCCTAGGAAGCTATGGAAGTTCATCTGGAGGTTATGGCGGTTCTTCAAGTGGAATTTTATTCAGTGGCTATTCTGCTAGCAATCACAAAGGATCATCTGGTGGACACGGAGGAAGTTCATCCGGTGGATACGGAGGTAGTTCATCCGGTGGATACGGAGGTAGTTCATCTGGTGGATACGGAGGTAGTTCATTCGGTGGACACGGAGGAAGTTCATCCGGTGGATACGGAGGTAGTTCATCCGGTGGATACGGAGGTAGTTCATTCGGTGGACACGGAGGAAGTTCATCCGGTGGATACGGAG GTAGTTCATTAGGTGGATACGGTGGAAGTTCATCCGGTGGATACGGAGGTAGTTCATTTGGAGGTCATGGAGGAAGTTCATCTGGAGGATATGGTGGAAGTTCATTCGGAGGACTTGGAGGAAGTTCATCTGGAGGATATGGTGGAAGTTCATTCGGAGGATTCGGAGGAAGTTCATCAGGAGGATATGGTGGTAGTTCATTTGGAGGACACGGAGGAAGTTCTGGAGGATATGGAGGAAGTTCGGGAGGTTTTGGAGGCTACTCGGGTAGTGACCATGGTTCCAGCTCTGGAGGCCATGGTGGAGACACCTACTCAGCCCCAGGACAGGATAGCTATGGACCACCAGGGGAAAGTTTTccttatactaaaaaataa